From Streptomyces sp. TLI_235, a single genomic window includes:
- a CDS encoding malonate-semialdehyde dehydrogenase (acetylating)/methylmalonate-semialdehyde dehydrogenase — translation MSKPSPYKHVTHWIGGTPVATAGAAPRRGDIFDPATGQVSGQVDFAEIAEVDQAVAAAASAFAEWRRSSVAKRTQVLFRFRELFNARKDELASIIVSEHGKVHSDALGELARGLEVVEYACGIPQLSKGGFSEQASTGIDVYSIRQPLGPVAIISPFNFPAMVPMWFFPIAIATGNTVVLKPSEKDPSAANFLAELWKEAGLPDGVFNVVHGDKAAVDRLLEHPDIKSVSFVGSTPIARYVYETGTRYGKRVQALGGAKNHMLVLPDADLDLSADAAVNAGFGAAGERCMAVSVLVAVDPIGDELVEKIKSRVANLKVGPGCNGDSEMGPLVTGQHRDKVTSYVESGLADGAVLAVDGRKHAIAAEDVNGAPTTDGFWLGPTLFDRVKPGMSVYSDEIFGPVLSVVRVSTYEEGLALINANPYGNGTAIFTNDGGAARRFQNEVEVGMVGINVPIPVPVAYYSFGGWKASLFGDAHAYGPDGVQFFTRGKVVTQRWLDPSHGGINLGFPTNS, via the coding sequence TTGAGCAAGCCCAGCCCGTACAAGCACGTCACCCACTGGATCGGTGGCACCCCCGTCGCCACCGCCGGCGCCGCGCCCCGGCGCGGTGACATCTTCGATCCGGCCACCGGACAGGTGTCGGGCCAGGTCGACTTCGCCGAGATCGCCGAGGTCGACCAGGCCGTCGCCGCCGCGGCATCGGCGTTCGCCGAGTGGCGTCGTTCGTCCGTGGCCAAGCGCACCCAGGTGCTCTTCCGCTTCCGCGAGCTGTTCAACGCCCGCAAGGACGAGCTGGCGTCGATCATCGTCTCCGAGCACGGCAAGGTGCACTCGGACGCGCTCGGCGAGCTCGCCCGCGGCCTGGAGGTCGTGGAGTACGCCTGTGGCATCCCGCAGCTCTCGAAGGGCGGCTTCTCCGAGCAGGCGTCCACTGGCATCGACGTCTACTCGATCCGCCAGCCGCTCGGCCCGGTCGCGATCATCTCGCCGTTCAACTTCCCGGCCATGGTGCCGATGTGGTTCTTCCCGATCGCCATCGCGACCGGCAACACGGTCGTGCTGAAGCCGTCCGAGAAGGACCCGTCCGCCGCCAACTTCCTGGCCGAGCTGTGGAAGGAGGCCGGCCTGCCGGACGGCGTGTTCAACGTCGTGCACGGCGACAAGGCCGCGGTGGACCGCCTGCTGGAGCACCCCGACATCAAGTCGGTCAGCTTCGTCGGCTCCACCCCCATCGCCCGGTACGTCTACGAGACCGGCACCCGCTACGGCAAGCGCGTCCAGGCACTCGGCGGCGCCAAGAACCACATGCTGGTGCTGCCCGACGCCGACCTCGACCTCAGCGCCGACGCCGCCGTCAACGCCGGCTTCGGCGCGGCCGGCGAGCGCTGCATGGCGGTCTCCGTCCTGGTCGCGGTCGACCCGATCGGCGACGAGCTGGTCGAGAAGATCAAGTCCCGGGTCGCCAACCTGAAGGTCGGCCCCGGCTGCAACGGCGACTCCGAGATGGGCCCGCTGGTCACCGGCCAGCACCGCGACAAGGTCACCTCGTACGTCGAGTCCGGCCTCGCCGACGGCGCCGTGCTCGCGGTCGACGGCCGCAAGCACGCGATCGCCGCCGAGGACGTCAACGGCGCCCCGACCACGGACGGCTTCTGGCTCGGCCCGACCCTGTTCGACCGCGTGAAGCCCGGCATGTCCGTCTACAGCGACGAGATCTTCGGCCCCGTCCTCTCCGTCGTCCGGGTCTCCACCTACGAGGAGGGCCTGGCCCTCATCAACGCCAACCCGTACGGAAACGGCACCGCCATCTTCACCAACGACGGCGGCGCGGCCCGGCGCTTCCAGAACGAGGTCGAGGTCGGCATGGTCGGCATCAACGTGCCGATCCCGGTCCCCGTCGCCTACTACTCCTTCGGCGGCTGGAAGGCCTCGCTCTTCGGCGACGCCCACGCCTACGGCCCCGACGGCGTGCAGTTCTTCACTCGCGGCAAGGTCGTGACCCAGCGCTGGCTCGACCCGTCGCACGGCGGCATCAACCTCGGATTCCCCACCAACAGCTGA